The genomic window GCCGTCACGAGCGCCCCGCGGTACGCGAACCGGCCCTCGACGCGCGCCGCGAGCACCTCGGCGGCGGCCACCCCGCGGCGGCGCGCCTCGACGGTGAGCGCGAGCTCGTGGAACGGCCGCGGGCGGAGTCCGAAGTAGGTCTCGCGCAGCAGGCGAGCGGCGAGCCCGCCCCGCCGGCAGATGCGCAGCACCAGGGGCGCGCCCTCGCCGACCCGGACGCGGTAGGCGGGGCCACGGCCCGAGGCGATCGCCTCGGTCCCTAGCGGCAGCTCGAGCCGGGCCGCGAGCAGCCAGGGCGCGAGCGCCTGAATCAGGTCCGTGCGGATCGCGGCCCGCACCGCCCCCGAGCGCAGGAGAGCGTACGATGCCGGCATCCTCACCGCGGCCGCGCGGCCTCCTCCCGCCGCATCTCCCAGAGCTTGGCGTAGGCGACCAGCGCCCGATAGCCGCCCAGCACGGCGAGCGTCCAGCGTCCCCAGAACCCTCCCGCCGGGCCGTGCGCCACGAGCGCCCGCCCGCTCGCCACGAGGGGCGGGATCACGAGATGCCAGGCGCGCGGGCGGACGTGCCGCGCGTGCAGCAGCGCGGCGAGCGTCGCCGCCTGCGCGTCGAGCTCCTCGACCGCGGCGGCGAGCGTCGGGACGCCGTGCGCGATGAGGCGCTCGGGGAGCTCGGGTGCGCGTCCGCCGTCGAGCACGAGCTCGGGCGTGAGGCCGGTCCGCAGGCGGAGGCGCGCGCCGGCGCGGAGCGCCAGGCGGACGGGCGCGCGCCGGAGCCGGAGCGTCGTCCCGAACGCGCTCACCTCCTGCGCGATGCGATAGGCGCGCGCGGCGGGGGCCTCCACCGCGCTCGCGATGGCGGCAGCGAGCGGCGCCCCGACCGCCTCGTGCTCCTCGACGAGGAGAAGCCACGGGGCCGCGGCCGCCTCGGCCGGGTCGCCACCCCGCCGCACACCGCTCGGTAGCGGTTCCGTACCGAGGCGTCCGGCAGGATCGAGCACGATCCGCTCGCCCGCCCACGCGACGCTGTCCAGGGCGCGCTCGAGGCGCGCTCCGCCGCGGCTCGCGAGCACGACCGCGGCGACGTCCTGGAGCGACGCTCTCATCGCACGGCGGCTGCGCCCGCCGTCGTCCCGAGCGCCGCGCGCGCCGCGGCGAGCACCGCCGCGGGCGGGACGAGCCGCATGCAGTCCTCGGTGCCGCGCGGGCAGCGTCGCCCGCCGTGGCGGCCGCAGGGCCGGCAGGCGAGATCGGCCTCCACCACGGTCGTGCGCGGCCCCCAGGGCCCGTAGCCGAGCGCGGGCGTGGTGGCGCAGAAGACCGCCACCACCGGCACGCCGCGCGCGCAGGCGATGTGCATGGGCGCGCTGTCGTTGGCGATGAGCAACGCCAGGCGATCGACGACCGCGACCATGGTGGGGAGATCCGTGCGCCCGGCGAGCACCGTGGCGCAACCGCCGGCGCGATGGTTGATCTCCGCCGCGAGCGCCGCGTCGTCCGGGGCGCCGAGGACGACGCAGCGCGCCCCCTCCGCCGCCAGCGCGCCGATCACGGCCGCGAAGCCCTCCGGCGCCCAGCGCTTCGTGGTCCACACCGAGCCGGGCGCCACGCCGACCAGCGGGCCGGCACCGGGCGGCAGCAGCGCGGCGGCGCGGCCCGGTGCTTCGGGAGCGATCGGGACGTGGAGCGGCGGGGGCTCCGCCTCGCCGCCGCCGAAGGGCGCCAGCAGGGCCAGGTTCCGCTCCACGTCGTGGCGCCCGCGGTCGCGCGGCACGCGCTCGTGGAAGAGGCGCGCGCCGCGGCTCTCGCGGAAGCCCACGCGCCGCGGGATGCCCGCCGCCGCGAGCAGCAGCGCCGTGCGCAGCGAGCGATGCGGCGACACGGCCACCTCGAAGCGCTCGGCGCGCAGGCGGCGCGCCGTGCCGAGCCAGCCGAGCGCGCCGCCGTCGGCGCCCCGCTTGTCGTCCACCAGCACCTGGTCGACGTCCGGGTGCCCCGCCACCAAGGACGCCGCCTCGGGACGTACGAGGAACGCCAGGCGGCGCGGCGCGAGCCGACGGCGGAGCGCGGAGACGAGCGGCGTGGTCAGGACGACGTCGCCGAGGAAGCTCGTCTGCACCACGAGCAGCGCCGGCCCGCGGGCATCAGGGGAGGCGGCGGGCTTCATCGATCAGCATGATCGGGATGTCGTCCTTGATCGCGTACTCGAGCTTGCAGCTCGCGCACACGAGCCCGTCCCCCGAGGGGGTGAGCGTGACCTCGCCCTTGCACTGCGGGCAGGCGAGGATCGCGAGCAGCTCCTCACTGATGGCCATGAACGCCCCTCCTCCCACTCCCCCGTAGCGTCAATCGCTGCGCAAATCCAACTGGTCGTGGCCCCACTCCGCCGCGGCGCCGCCCGCACCCGGGGCCCCGGCTTCGTCGAGCAGGCGTTCCGGAACCACCTCGGGTTTTGGCATTGGCGAGCCGAACGGCTGCCGGACGGAGCTGGAGCCGCTGATCGAGACGTGGGGTGGACGGCCAGCCGAGCCACAGCCCAGCGCGGGCCAGCTCGGATCGAACCGACGCTCAGACCGGGTCCGACCCGTCCAGCAGCGAGCTGCCGAGCCGGGCGTCGAGTCGCTCGAGAGCCCTCCACGCGAGTCTGCTCGGCTTCACGTGGCCGTTCTCCCACCGGCTCACGGTGGAGAAGGTGACGCTCAGGGCCTGCGCCAGCCCCTCCTGCGTGATCCCGATGCGGCGGCGCCAGGCGCGGATGATGACGCCGGCGTGCAGCGCCGTTCCATCCCCTGCCCAGCCCGGTGTGAGCATGCCTGCCGTTCTGGGCGACGAGAGCAACCGAGATGCCACCGCGGGGCCGCAAGCTTCACTCTCAGGCGCCCGGCCGTCACGACGTTCCTGGTGGCCAGGCTCTGCGACCAAGAGAATGGGCAGTCTCCCATTCGGGACGCTGTCTACAATAATAGAAGAGGACCCTGCCCTCTCGCGGACGGTCTTGCGCGCTGTCATCGTGCTCTCACGGCCTCCCGGTGCGCTTGGCATCGTTGAACCCAACCGCCGCGCGGGGATGATCCGGATGAGCCCGCACGGCGGAGCGAGCCGGGAGGCGACTCGTCCCCGTCCGTACGATTGGTCGGAGCGCCGGTCGCCCCCCGGCTCGTCGGGTGGGGACAGATTGCTAACTAAAGGGGGGCCTCGACTCCGGCAATCCCAAAAAGACGGGAGAACGATGGTGAAGGCGAGTGTACGCATTCGGAGAGGATTGGGCTCACTCGATGAGTCCGCGACCGCTGCATGGAGCATGTACGTACTCGTGTAAGCACGGCGGATCGAGCAGACGCCGAGGCGGTGGCCGTCACTTCCTCACCAGCACGTCGACCAGGCGCTCGCCGTCGTCCACCTCGAGCTCGACCCGCACGGCGCACAGGGCGGCGAGCGTCGAGATGGGGGCGAGCTTCACGAGGTCCTTCTCCGTGGTGACCACGAGGCCGTCGCCGCCCGCTGCCGCGATGCGGCGGACGTCCGCGGCACGGTAGCGATGGTGGTCCGGGAAGCGGAGGACCCGCTCCACCCGTGCGCCGGCCGCGGCGAGCGTGGCGAGAAAGCGCTCCGGCCGGGCCACGCCCGCAACGGCGGTGACGCGCGCGCCGCGCAGCCGGCCGAGCGGCTCCTCCCCCCAGGCCCGATCCGCCCCTGCGCGCACGAGCGCCGTGGCGACGAGCCGGCCGCGGAAGAGCGGGAGGCCGGGCGGCGCGCCCGGGGCACCGTCGAGCGCCAGGAGCGCGCGCGCCCGGGCGAGGCCGGCGAGCGGCTCGCGCAGCGGGCCCGCGGGCAGTGGCCAGGCGCGCGCCGTCTCCTCGCCCACCAGCACGAGGTCGGCGTCGCGCGTGAGGGCGCGGTGCTGGAAGCCGTCGTCGAGCACGAGCGCGTCGAGGCCGAAGCGCGTGCAGGCGAAGGCCGCCGCGGCGGCCCGACGCTCGCCCGCCACCACCGGCCCCGCGAAGCGCCGCGCGAGCATGACGGCCTCGTCGCCGCCCTCCTCGGGGCCGACCAGCGGACGGCCCCCCTCGCCGACGACCACCACCCCGCGGCGCCGCTTGCGATAGCCGCGCGCGACGATGCCGGTGCGGAGCCCGCGCGCCGCGAGCCGCTCGGCGAGCCAGAGCGCGGTCGGCGTCTTGCCACTCCCGCCCACCGCCAGGTTGCCGACGCTCACCACGTGCGCAGGCACGCGCGCCGTGCCGAGCCAGCCGGCGTCGTAGAGGCGGTTGCGCAGCGTCGCGAGTGCCCCGTAGGTGAGCGCCGCGGGCACGAGCGCGGCGCGGAGGGCGCGTCCGCCCACGGTCTCTCCTGTCCAGGCGCGCCACGCCACGCGCTCGAGCGCAGCCGTCATCCCACCGCGCGCGCGAAGCGCGCCATGGAGAGGCGGGCGGCGATTACCTTCAGGTGCCGCTCGATCGAGCCCTGCCCGCCCTCGACCAGCGCACGCGCCCGCCGCCCCATGTCGGCCATGCGCACGGGCTCGTCGAGCAGGCCGGCGAGCGCCCAGGCGAGGCTCTCGGCCGAGCTCACGCGCAGCGCCGCGCCGCCCGTCACCAGACGCTCCACC from Deltaproteobacteria bacterium includes these protein-coding regions:
- a CDS encoding helix-turn-helix transcriptional regulator → MLTPGWAGDGTALHAGVIIRAWRRRIGITQEGLAQALSVTFSTVSRWENGHVKPSRLAWRALERLDARLGSSLLDGSDPV
- a CDS encoding Trm112 family protein, which produces MAISEELLAILACPQCKGEVTLTPSGDGLVCASCKLEYAIKDDIPIMLIDEARRLP
- a CDS encoding glycosyltransferase family 9 protein, encoding MKPAASPDARGPALLVVQTSFLGDVVLTTPLVSALRRRLAPRRLAFLVRPEAASLVAGHPDVDQVLVDDKRGADGGALGWLGTARRLRAERFEVAVSPHRSLRTALLLAAAGIPRRVGFRESRGARLFHERVPRDRGRHDVERNLALLAPFGGGEAEPPPLHVPIAPEAPGRAAALLPPGAGPLVGVAPGSVWTTKRWAPEGFAAVIGALAAEGARCVVLGAPDDAALAAEINHRAGGCATVLAGRTDLPTMVAVVDRLALLIANDSAPMHIACARGVPVVAVFCATTPALGYGPWGPRTTVVEADLACRPCGRHGGRRCPRGTEDCMRLVPPAAVLAAARAALGTTAGAAAVR
- the lpxK gene encoding tetraacyldisaccharide 4'-kinase; translated protein: MTAALERVAWRAWTGETVGGRALRAALVPAALTYGALATLRNRLYDAGWLGTARVPAHVVSVGNLAVGGSGKTPTALWLAERLAARGLRTGIVARGYRKRRRGVVVVGEGGRPLVGPEEGGDEAVMLARRFAGPVVAGERRAAAAAFACTRFGLDALVLDDGFQHRALTRDADLVLVGEETARAWPLPAGPLREPLAGLARARALLALDGAPGAPPGLPLFRGRLVATALVRAGADRAWGEEPLGRLRGARVTAVAGVARPERFLATLAAAGARVERVLRFPDHHRYRAADVRRIAAAGGDGLVVTTEKDLVKLAPISTLAALCAVRVELEVDDGERLVDVLVRK